In Trichoderma asperellum chromosome 1, complete sequence, a single window of DNA contains:
- a CDS encoding uncharacterized protein (EggNog:ENOG41~TransMembrane:1 (o12-29i)) — translation MATDNDVYTLHYFPFSLYSLMVRFALVIGRRLNPDTAPNVEIKLVNLHREENFSEQYLTLVNSKGQVPALTSAAFSSPLAESYDISKWLCEKQPDLIPEEHREAIESLMDKLYSFHAKTLTIGSDQKKHGIPNRAAELLEQKDLSESHRRALEIKSVFHDLRHNTVFTPSGIKDVEDKARIFIQELDKTLDEESQGQRWIFGKRPTILDAHATVMIARLMEVKRQDLLTERVQEYTRRVLASEEWNEVTHGRATRWNASMGDVADMNPL, via the exons ATGGCAACTGACAATGATGTTTATACTCTTCACTATTTCCCATTTTCACTATATTCGCTCATGGTACGGTTTGCCTTGGTAATAGGCAGAAGGCTGAATCCGGATACGGCGCCAAACGTTGAGATAAAACTGGTGAATCTGCATCGCGAGGAGAACTTTTCAGAGCAATATCTCACTTTGGTGAACTCGAAAGGCCAG GTCCCCGCACTGACATCGGCTGCATTCTCATCGCCACTCGCAGAAAGCTATGACATCTCGAAATGGCTGTGCGAGAAGCAGCCAGATCTGATTCCGGAGGAGCACCGAGAAGCGATTGAGAGCCTCATGGATAAACTGTACAGTTTCCATGCCAAGACCCTAACGATAGGGTCCGACCAAAAGAAGCACGGAATTCCAAACCGGGCTGCTGAGCTACTGGAGCAAAAGGATTTGTCCGAATCTCATCGCAGAGCGTTGGAGATTAAGAGCGTATT CCACGACCTACGTCACAACACAGTATTCACTCCCAGTGGCATTAAAGACGTTGAAGACAAGGCCCGCATCTTTATCCAAGAGTTGGATAAAACTCTTGACGAGGAGAGTCAGGGACAACGCTGGATCTTTGGCAAGCGGCCAACGATACTTGATGCACATGCTACGGTGATGATAGCAAGGTTGATGGAAGTGAAGCGTCAAGACCTGCTGACGGAGAGAGTGCAAGAGTATACGAGGCGAGTTCTTGCATCTGAAGAGTGGAACGAAGTTACGCATGGCAGGGCCACGCGCTGGAACGCCTCGATGGGAGACGTCGCCGATATGAACCCACtgtag
- a CDS encoding uncharacterized protein (EggNog:ENOG41) codes for MAPKTPRLKTLSVGGNPVSAFLSWRLQATNACDVTLVWKSGFEHVSQYGISFKSQTFGNERFKPRHVVRNPEDAAGNRDGPFDYVILCVKALPDVYDLAAVIDSVVTPQHTCILVNTTHTLGIESAIEERFPTNVVLSLVSGAELNQLGQSEFEHKGSTDVWIGAASRNTTIPQSIQEDMAQAISMTLSSGQVNSQVSPNIRQQQYERVIGPIAFHPVSVIFETSNHVALLEKVGVKDMISDVIDELLRLAEANGCKFAPNFKQLTMDDMLKPNQAESIMWQDYVARRPMEVETYLGSPIRLAREARVPVPRIETLYAILHNLNIVNRNRPKDAAPGSPNNVSPLPPRGPSQAGFRPMMPNGNGMPPRQPRPRASSNFSNAGGMRRPPPMANGGPNGYGRPPPQMNGGGSRAASRRGSMDGNDLEEFSHLVLYDDIPEGQEPSFGTDNSDMALRERELQIRQRELALREQEMRMRRGPPQPSAPPSRRGPPPSRGGFDDDDDDDDYFDPSMAANVPVIDPDNFDMMSVTSKKNRKMPGPPPSQMRRNPEGDGPSSKGSRFRPFGRHRSSQMSQISQMPTLNDNILDDPLLSFTSNRYGAVDRGAMGASSRANSLTASRMDEMQFGGPVSGHTMTMTGGYPRRTSHSPGNQYSPSMRGGNGRPSPPNGFGPANGQPSPPNGARQPGPRFPPGPGNGIAPQQVEQQIGRG; via the exons ATGGCACCCAAGACGCCCCGTCTCAAGACTCTATCAG TTGGAGGCAATCCCGTCTCGGCCTTCCTGTCGTGGAGACTCCAGGCTACCAACGCCTGCGACGTCACGCTGGTATGGAAATCAGGTTTTGAGCACGTCTCTCAGTATGGCATCTCTTTCAA GTCACAAACCTTTGGGAATGAGCGTTTTAAACCCCGGCATG tTGTCCGAAACccagaagatgctgctggaaaCCGAGACGGCCCCTTCGATTACGTCATCCTTTGTGTAAAGGCCCTTCCCGACGTGTACGATCTCGCCGCCGTTATCGATTCCGTTGTGACTCCTCAGCACACTTGTATTCTTGTCAACACCACTCACACCCTTGGAATCGAGAGCGCAATTGAGGAACGCTTCCCGACCAATGTCGTCCTATCACTTGTCTCCGGAGCCGAGCTCaaccagcttggccagagcGAGTTTGAGCACAAAGGTTCAACAGATGTTTGGATCGGAGCGGCCAGTCGGAATACCACCATTCCACAGTCTATCCAAGAAGACATGGCCCAAGCTATATCCATGACGCTTAGCTCCGGCCAGGTGAATAGCCAAGTATCCCCCAACATTCGGCAACAGCAATATGAGAGAGTAATTGG GCCCATTGCTTTCCACCCCGTCAGTGTAATATTCGAAACATCTAATCATGTAGCGCTTTTGGAGAAAGTGGGCGTAAAGGATATGATCTCCGATGTCATTGACGAACTCTTGCGCCTGGCTGAGGCTAACGGCTGCAAGTTTGCGCCCAACTTCAAGCAACTGACCATGGATGACATGTTGAAGCCAAATCAGGCCGAAAGCATCATGTGGCAGGATTATGTTGCCAGGCGGCCCATGGAAGTTGAAACATACCTCGGATCGCCGATAAGGCTCGCCCGCGAGGCCCGAGTCCCCGTTCCTCGAATTGAAACCCTCTACGCCATCCTCCACAACCTCAACATTGTCAACCGTAACCGGCCGAAAGACGCAGCACCTGGCTCACCTAACAATGTATCACCGCTTCCTCCTCGGGGACCTTCTCAAGCTGGCTTCCGCCCCATGATGCCCAATGGCAACGGAATGCCACCTCGTCAACCACGGCCTAGGGCATCGTCCAATTTCAGCAATGCGGGAGGAATGCGTAGGCCTCCACCTATGGCAAATGGTGGACCTAATGGCTACGGAAGGCCACCACCTCAAATGAATGGCGGAGGTTCTCGTGCAGCATCTCGACGTGGCTCGATGGATGGCAATGATTTGGAAGAATTCTCCCATCTTGTCCTGTACGACGATATCCCAGAGGGCCAAGAGCCGTCATTTGGGACCGACAACTCAGATATGGCTCTCAGAGAGAGGGAACTGCAAATACGCCAACGAGAGTTGGCTTTGAGAGAGCAGGAGATGCGGATGAGGCGCGGTCCTCCTCAGCCTTCTGCGCCCCCCTCTCGTCGCGGTCCACCACCTTCCAGGGGCGGatttgacgatgacgacgatgacgacgattaTTTCGATCCATCCATGGCCGCCAACGTTCCTGTTATAGACCCTGATAATTTCGACATGATGAGCGTCACCTCCAAGAAAAACCGCAAGATGCCTGGCCCACCTCCGTCCCAGATGCGACGAAACCCCGAAGGAGACGGACCGTCATCCAAAGGCAGTCGGTTTCGACCCTTTGGTCGCCATCGTTCGAGCCAAATGAGTCAAATAAGCCAAATGCCCACGCTGAATGACAACATCTTGGACGATCCTCTGCTGAGCTTTACTTCGAATCGATACGGGGCTGTTGATCGTGGTGCAATGGGCGCTAGCTCTCGTGCCAACTCTTTGACTGCCTCTCGGATGGATGAGATGCAGTTCGGCGGCCCTGTGAGTGGACACACCATGACTATGACAGGTGGCTACCCTCGTCGAACTAGCCATTCGCCTGGAAATCAATACAGCCCGTCAATGCGAGGTGGGAACGGCAGGCCTTCGCCGCCAAATGGGTTCGGACCAGCAAATGGCCAGCCATCACCACCTAATGGCGCTCGGCAACCAGGCCCTCGGTTTCCCCCGGGACCAGGCAATGGGATTG
- a CDS encoding uncharacterized protein (EggNog:ENOG41), whose translation MSDQLMRVCSVGGNPVSAFLSWRLQATNACDVTLVWKSGFEHVSQYGISFKSQTFGNERFKPRHVVRNPEDAAGNRDGPFDYVILCVKALPDVYDLAAVIDSVVTPQHTCILVNTTHTLGIESAIEERFPTNVVLSLVSGAELNQLGQSEFEHKGSTDVWIGAASRNTTIPQSIQEDMAQAISMTLSSGQVNSQVSPNIRQQQYERVIGPIAFHPVSVIFETSNHVALLEKVGVKDMISDVIDELLRLAEANGCKFAPNFKQLTMDDMLKPNQAESIMWQDYVARRPMEVETYLGSPIRLAREARVPVPRIETLYAILHNLNIVNRNRPKDAAPGSPNNVSPLPPRGPSQAGFRPMMPNGNGMPPRQPRPRASSNFSNAGGMRRPPPMANGGPNGYGRPPPQMNGGGSRAASRRGSMDGNDLEEFSHLVLYDDIPEGQEPSFGTDNSDMALRERELQIRQRELALREQEMRMRRGPPQPSAPPSRRGPPPSRGGFDDDDDDDDYFDPSMAANVPVIDPDNFDMMSVTSKKNRKMPGPPPSQMRRNPEGDGPSSKGSRFRPFGRHRSSQMSQISQMPTLNDNILDDPLLSFTSNRYGAVDRGAMGASSRANSLTASRMDEMQFGGPVSGHTMTMTGGYPRRTSHSPGNQYSPSMRGGNGRPSPPNGFGPANGQPSPPNGARQPGPRFPPGPGNGIAPQQVEQQIGR comes from the exons ATGAGTGATCAGCTAATGCGCGTATGCTCAGTTGGAGGCAATCCCGTCTCGGCCTTCCTGTCGTGGAGACTCCAGGCTACCAACGCCTGCGACGTCACGCTGGTATGGAAATCAGGTTTTGAGCACGTCTCTCAGTATGGCATCTCTTTCAA GTCACAAACCTTTGGGAATGAGCGTTTTAAACCCCGGCATG tTGTCCGAAACccagaagatgctgctggaaaCCGAGACGGCCCCTTCGATTACGTCATCCTTTGTGTAAAGGCCCTTCCCGACGTGTACGATCTCGCCGCCGTTATCGATTCCGTTGTGACTCCTCAGCACACTTGTATTCTTGTCAACACCACTCACACCCTTGGAATCGAGAGCGCAATTGAGGAACGCTTCCCGACCAATGTCGTCCTATCACTTGTCTCCGGAGCCGAGCTCaaccagcttggccagagcGAGTTTGAGCACAAAGGTTCAACAGATGTTTGGATCGGAGCGGCCAGTCGGAATACCACCATTCCACAGTCTATCCAAGAAGACATGGCCCAAGCTATATCCATGACGCTTAGCTCCGGCCAGGTGAATAGCCAAGTATCCCCCAACATTCGGCAACAGCAATATGAGAGAGTAATTGG GCCCATTGCTTTCCACCCCGTCAGTGTAATATTCGAAACATCTAATCATGTAGCGCTTTTGGAGAAAGTGGGCGTAAAGGATATGATCTCCGATGTCATTGACGAACTCTTGCGCCTGGCTGAGGCTAACGGCTGCAAGTTTGCGCCCAACTTCAAGCAACTGACCATGGATGACATGTTGAAGCCAAATCAGGCCGAAAGCATCATGTGGCAGGATTATGTTGCCAGGCGGCCCATGGAAGTTGAAACATACCTCGGATCGCCGATAAGGCTCGCCCGCGAGGCCCGAGTCCCCGTTCCTCGAATTGAAACCCTCTACGCCATCCTCCACAACCTCAACATTGTCAACCGTAACCGGCCGAAAGACGCAGCACCTGGCTCACCTAACAATGTATCACCGCTTCCTCCTCGGGGACCTTCTCAAGCTGGCTTCCGCCCCATGATGCCCAATGGCAACGGAATGCCACCTCGTCAACCACGGCCTAGGGCATCGTCCAATTTCAGCAATGCGGGAGGAATGCGTAGGCCTCCACCTATGGCAAATGGTGGACCTAATGGCTACGGAAGGCCACCACCTCAAATGAATGGCGGAGGTTCTCGTGCAGCATCTCGACGTGGCTCGATGGATGGCAATGATTTGGAAGAATTCTCCCATCTTGTCCTGTACGACGATATCCCAGAGGGCCAAGAGCCGTCATTTGGGACCGACAACTCAGATATGGCTCTCAGAGAGAGGGAACTGCAAATACGCCAACGAGAGTTGGCTTTGAGAGAGCAGGAGATGCGGATGAGGCGCGGTCCTCCTCAGCCTTCTGCGCCCCCCTCTCGTCGCGGTCCACCACCTTCCAGGGGCGGatttgacgatgacgacgatgacgacgattaTTTCGATCCATCCATGGCCGCCAACGTTCCTGTTATAGACCCTGATAATTTCGACATGATGAGCGTCACCTCCAAGAAAAACCGCAAGATGCCTGGCCCACCTCCGTCCCAGATGCGACGAAACCCCGAAGGAGACGGACCGTCATCCAAAGGCAGTCGGTTTCGACCCTTTGGTCGCCATCGTTCGAGCCAAATGAGTCAAATAAGCCAAATGCCCACGCTGAATGACAACATCTTGGACGATCCTCTGCTGAGCTTTACTTCGAATCGATACGGGGCTGTTGATCGTGGTGCAATGGGCGCTAGCTCTCGTGCCAACTCTTTGACTGCCTCTCGGATGGATGAGATGCAGTTCGGCGGCCCTGTGAGTGGACACACCATGACTATGACAGGTGGCTACCCTCGTCGAACTAGCCATTCGCCTGGAAATCAATACAGCCCGTCAATGCGAGGTGGGAACGGCAGGCCTTCGCCGCCAAATGGGTTCGGACCAGCAAATGGCCAGCCATCACCACCTAATGGCGCTCGGCAACCAGGCCCTCGGTTTCCCCCGGGACCAGGCAATGGGATTG
- a CDS encoding uncharacterized protein (EggNog:ENOG41) codes for MSDQLMRVCSVGGNPVSAFLSWRLQATNACDVTLVWKSGFEHVSQYGISFKSQTFGNERFKPRHVVRNPEDAAGNRDGPFDYVILCVKALPDVYDLAAVIDSVVTPQHTCILVNTTHTLGIESAIEERFPTNVVLSLVSGAELNQLGQSEFEHKGSTDVWIGAASRNTTIPQSIQEDMAQAISMTLSSGQVNSQVSPNIRQQQYERVIGPIAFHPVSVIFETSNHVALLEKVGVKDMISDVIDELLRLAEANGCKFAPNFKQLTMDDMLKPNQAESIMWQDYVARRPMEVETYLGSPIRLAREARVPVPRIETLYAILHNLNIVNRNRPKDAAPGSPNNVSPLPPRGPSQAGFRPMMPNGNGMPPRQPRPRASSNFSNAGGMRRPPPMANGGPNGYGRPPPQMNGGGSRAASRRGSMDGNDLEEFSHLVLYDDIPEGQEPSFGTDNSDMALRERELQIRQRELALREQEMRMRRGPPQPSAPPSRRGPPPSRGGFDDDDDDDDYFDPSMAANVPVIDPDNFDMMSVTSKKNRKMPGPPPSQMRRNPEGDGPSSKGSRFRPFGRHRSSQMSQISQMPTLNDNILDDPLLSFTSNRYGAVDRGAMGASSRANSLTASRMDEMQFGGPVSGHTMTMTGGYPRRTSHSPGNQYSPSMRGGNGRPSPPNGFGPANGQPSPPNGARQPGPRFPPGPGNGIAPQQVEQQIGVSSFNPPKSRNDRSLTGSASASAGSGDLSSERSTRSSQGSLQQQR; via the exons ATGAGTGATCAGCTAATGCGCGTATGCTCAGTTGGAGGCAATCCCGTCTCGGCCTTCCTGTCGTGGAGACTCCAGGCTACCAACGCCTGCGACGTCACGCTGGTATGGAAATCAGGTTTTGAGCACGTCTCTCAGTATGGCATCTCTTTCAA GTCACAAACCTTTGGGAATGAGCGTTTTAAACCCCGGCATG tTGTCCGAAACccagaagatgctgctggaaaCCGAGACGGCCCCTTCGATTACGTCATCCTTTGTGTAAAGGCCCTTCCCGACGTGTACGATCTCGCCGCCGTTATCGATTCCGTTGTGACTCCTCAGCACACTTGTATTCTTGTCAACACCACTCACACCCTTGGAATCGAGAGCGCAATTGAGGAACGCTTCCCGACCAATGTCGTCCTATCACTTGTCTCCGGAGCCGAGCTCaaccagcttggccagagcGAGTTTGAGCACAAAGGTTCAACAGATGTTTGGATCGGAGCGGCCAGTCGGAATACCACCATTCCACAGTCTATCCAAGAAGACATGGCCCAAGCTATATCCATGACGCTTAGCTCCGGCCAGGTGAATAGCCAAGTATCCCCCAACATTCGGCAACAGCAATATGAGAGAGTAATTGG GCCCATTGCTTTCCACCCCGTCAGTGTAATATTCGAAACATCTAATCATGTAGCGCTTTTGGAGAAAGTGGGCGTAAAGGATATGATCTCCGATGTCATTGACGAACTCTTGCGCCTGGCTGAGGCTAACGGCTGCAAGTTTGCGCCCAACTTCAAGCAACTGACCATGGATGACATGTTGAAGCCAAATCAGGCCGAAAGCATCATGTGGCAGGATTATGTTGCCAGGCGGCCCATGGAAGTTGAAACATACCTCGGATCGCCGATAAGGCTCGCCCGCGAGGCCCGAGTCCCCGTTCCTCGAATTGAAACCCTCTACGCCATCCTCCACAACCTCAACATTGTCAACCGTAACCGGCCGAAAGACGCAGCACCTGGCTCACCTAACAATGTATCACCGCTTCCTCCTCGGGGACCTTCTCAAGCTGGCTTCCGCCCCATGATGCCCAATGGCAACGGAATGCCACCTCGTCAACCACGGCCTAGGGCATCGTCCAATTTCAGCAATGCGGGAGGAATGCGTAGGCCTCCACCTATGGCAAATGGTGGACCTAATGGCTACGGAAGGCCACCACCTCAAATGAATGGCGGAGGTTCTCGTGCAGCATCTCGACGTGGCTCGATGGATGGCAATGATTTGGAAGAATTCTCCCATCTTGTCCTGTACGACGATATCCCAGAGGGCCAAGAGCCGTCATTTGGGACCGACAACTCAGATATGGCTCTCAGAGAGAGGGAACTGCAAATACGCCAACGAGAGTTGGCTTTGAGAGAGCAGGAGATGCGGATGAGGCGCGGTCCTCCTCAGCCTTCTGCGCCCCCCTCTCGTCGCGGTCCACCACCTTCCAGGGGCGGatttgacgatgacgacgatgacgacgattaTTTCGATCCATCCATGGCCGCCAACGTTCCTGTTATAGACCCTGATAATTTCGACATGATGAGCGTCACCTCCAAGAAAAACCGCAAGATGCCTGGCCCACCTCCGTCCCAGATGCGACGAAACCCCGAAGGAGACGGACCGTCATCCAAAGGCAGTCGGTTTCGACCCTTTGGTCGCCATCGTTCGAGCCAAATGAGTCAAATAAGCCAAATGCCCACGCTGAATGACAACATCTTGGACGATCCTCTGCTGAGCTTTACTTCGAATCGATACGGGGCTGTTGATCGTGGTGCAATGGGCGCTAGCTCTCGTGCCAACTCTTTGACTGCCTCTCGGATGGATGAGATGCAGTTCGGCGGCCCTGTGAGTGGACACACCATGACTATGACAGGTGGCTACCCTCGTCGAACTAGCCATTCGCCTGGAAATCAATACAGCCCGTCAATGCGAGGTGGGAACGGCAGGCCTTCGCCGCCAAATGGGTTCGGACCAGCAAATGGCCAGCCATCACCACCTAATGGCGCTCGGCAACCAGGCCCTCGGTTTCCCCCGGGACCAGGCAATGGGATTG